In Cervus elaphus chromosome 24, mCerEla1.1, whole genome shotgun sequence, a single genomic region encodes these proteins:
- the LOC122682633 gene encoding caspase-14-like: MEGSLGSGRRSRSDGQPAPAKISPATEELQSRLQETLDLLSSQELRSFRDHLKKVEPRASQVKLELEGHSSSGLAGLLAKLYPPAAAKRVLVQVLELLPRADLLPRWQSAPTDCPVIPRKIPKRSYDCVDGELDHYDLRGRREAFLMCVKKNRPGAHQDVQLMKDWLNECKFEQTLCIDPDKMDLLGKITSFRDGLNEIKDDIACCLVTLMSHGEEGFIKMKDGEKVSLEDIFEMFNNKNCPALQEKPKIFIIQACRGERRDSGVETDDEPMDLDDGSEKKRLPTFSDYFIIYPTQADHVALRDPRTGSVMIKEMTEVFKQYGNKWHIADFFTIVNNRVVHRDFNICNKPIKISLVMESTLTKFVYF, from the exons ATGGAGGGGAGCCTGGGAAGCGGCCGGCGCTCGAGGTCAGACGGTCAGCCGGCGCCTGCGAAGATCTCGCCGGCCACAGAGGAGCTGCAGAGCCgcttgcaggagaccctggactTGCTATCCTCGCAGGAGCTGCGCAGCTTCCGCGACCACCTTAAGAAAGTGGAGCCGCGCGCGAGCCAGGTGAAGCTGGAACTGGAGGGCCACAGCTCGTCGGGGCTGGCCGGCCTTCTTGCCAAGCTCTACCCGCCGGCCGCCGCCAAGCGCGTCCTTGTCCAGGTGCTGGAGCTGCTGCCCCGCGCAGACCTGCTGCCGCGCTGGCAGAGCGCCCCCACCGATTGCCCTG TGATTCCACGAAAGATTCCAAAGAGAAGCTATGACTGTGTGGATGGTGAATTG GACCATTATGACCTACGTGGCAGGCGGGAGGCCTTCCTCATGTGTGTGAAGAAGAACAGGCCAGGAGCTCACCAGGATGTCCAACTGATGAAGGATTGGCTTAACGAGTGCAAGTTCGAACAGACGTTGTGCATCGATCCTGACAAAATG GACTTACTTGGAAAGATAACATCATTTCGTGATGGActaaatgaaattaaagatgacattGCCTGTTGCCTTGTTACTCTTATGTCCCATGGAGAAGAAGGTTTTATCAAAATGAAAGACGGTGAAAAAGTCAGCCTGGAAGACATTTTTGAAATGTTCAACAATAAAAATTGTCCAGCACTTCAAGAGAAACCAAAAATTTTTATAATCCAGGCCTGCAGAGGAG agagaagagaCAGTGGTGTTGAAACAGATGATGAACCCATGGACTTGGATGATGGATCAGAGAAGAAGAGGCTGCCTACGTTCAGTGATTATTTCATCATATATCCCACCCAAGCAG atCATGTCGCTTTACGGGATCCCCGCACTGGCTCTGTGATGATCAAGGAGATGACTGAGGTCTTTAAGCAGTACGGAAATAAGTGGCACATCGCTGACTTCTTTACCATA GTGAATAACAGAGTGGTGCACCGTGACTTTAATATATGTAACAAACCAATAAAAATATCACTGGTAATGGAGTCAACTTTAACAAAATTTGTATACTTTTGA
- the RPSA gene encoding 40S ribosomal protein SA gives MSGALDVLQMKEEDVLKFLAAGTHLGGTNLDFQMEQYIYKRKSDGIYIINLKRTWEKLLLAARAIVAIENPADVSVISSRNTGQRAVLKFAAATGATPIAGRFTPGTFTNQIQAAFREPRLLVVTDPRADHQPLTEASYVNLPTIALCNTDSPLRYVDIAIPCNNKGAHSVGLMWWMLAREVLRMRGTISREHPWEVMPDLYFYRDPEEIEKEEQAAAEKAVTKEEFQGEWTAPAPEFTATQPEVADWSEGVQVPSVPIQQFPTEDWSAQPSTEDWSAAPTAQATEWVGTTTEWS, from the exons ATGTCCGGAGCCCTTGATGTCCTGCAAATGAAGGAGGAGGATGTCCTCAAATTCCTTGCAGCAGGAACCCACTTAGGTGGCACCAACCTTGACTTCCAAATGGAACAGTACATCTACAAAAGGAAAAGTGATG GCATCTACATCATAAATCTGAAGAGAACCTGGGAGAAGCTTCTGTTGGCCGCACGGGCCATTGTCGCCATTGAAAACCCGGCTGATGTCAGTGTCATATCCTCCAGGAATACCGGCCAG CGAGCTGTGCTCAAGTTTGCGGCTGCCACTGGGGCCACTCCCATCGCTGGCCGCTTCACTCCGGGAACCTTCACTAACCAGATCCAGGCCGCGTTCAGGGAGCCAAGGCTTCTGGTGGTTACCGATCCCAGGGCTGACCACCAGCCCCTCACAGAAGCCTCTTACGTTAACCTGCCCACCATTGCTCTGTGCAACACAGACTCTCCTCTGCGCTACGTGGACATCGCCATCCCGTGCAACAACAAG GGAGCGCACTCAGTGGGTCTCATGTGGTGGATGCTCGCCCGGGAAGTTCTGCGCATGCGTGGCACCATCTCCCGAGAACACCCATGGGAGGTCATGCCGGATCTCTACTTCTACAGAGATCCTGAAGAG ATTGAGAAAGAAGAGCAGGCAGCAGCTGAGAAGGCTGTGACCAAGGAGGAGTTTCAGGGAGAGTGGACTGCTCCAGCCCCCGAGTTCACCGCCACTCAGCCCGAGGTGGCAGACTGGTCCGAGGGCGTGCAGGTGCCTTCCGTGCCGATTCAGCAGTTCCCCACGG AAGACTGGAGTGCTCAGCCTTCCACCGAAGACTGGTCTGCAGCTCCCACCGCCCAGGCCACTGAGTGGGTAGGAACCACCACGGAGTGGTCGTAA